ATTACCCCTCAGGCTCAATTTATTCCTGAGCAAGCCAAGGTAAACGCACCAAGCATCTTAGCTCCTGATGCACAAACTATCCCAGAAGATTCAACGGCAGTTGGCAATGTTTTAAATAACGATAGTGATGTTGATTCTGCTTTAGCGGTGACTAGTTTTAGCGTAAATGGCGTTACTTACACTCCTGGTCAAATAGCAGTGCTACCAGGTATCGGTAGTGTCACTATTGCGTCTAATGGTACTTATCTTTTTACACCTCAACCCAATTGGAATGGTGTGGTACCAAGAATAGACTACACAACAAATACTGAAAAGCAGTCCACTCTGAGTATTTCAGTTACATCAGTAGAGGAAGTCTCGGTTGTGAGCGTGAGCTCTGACAGCGTGACTGAAAATAGTAATCTGGTGCACACCGTTACGCTCAGTGGCGCAGCTGATACTGCCAAAACCTATGACTTTGCTTTAACTGATGTGACCGCCACTGGTGGTACTGACTACAGCAACACAATCCTCTTTAGTAATCTTGTAACCTACGATCCGGTCACCGGCAAGGTCACCGTACCAGCTGGCGTTACTAGCTTTACGGTGACGGTAGATAGCACAGCTGATCTATTAGATGAAAGTAATGAAACCTACACCGTCACTGTCGGTGGAGCAAGTGGTACTGGCGCGATCGTTGATGATGACATGATCTCGGTTGTGAGCGTGAGCTCTGACAGCGTGACTGAAAATAGTAATCTGGTGCACACCGTTACGCTCAGTGGCGCAGCTGATACTGCCAAAACCTATGACTTTGCTTTAACTGATGTGACCGCCACTGGTGGTACTGACTACAGCAACACAATCCTCTTTAGTAATCTTGTAACCTACGATCCGGTCACCGGCAAGGTCACCGTACCAGCTGGCGTTACTAGCTTTACGGTGACGGTAGATAGCACAGCTGATCTATTAGATGAAAGTAATGAAACCTACACCGTCACTGTCGGTGGAGCAAGTGGTACTGGCGCGATCGTTGATGATTATGTAGCTCTTATCCCCGATATCTCTATTTGGAAATCCGGCAAGGTTTACGACAACATTACTTTAACAACTGAAGATGCTAATAACCAAGTCGATTCTCCTGGAGACTTTATTCAGTACACGGTTGTTGTTAAAAACACAGGTGACAACACTCTAACGAGTATTAAGTTAACAGATGAAAAATTACCTGCCGGCGGATATACACTGCAGGTTGGAACATATAACGAAACTACTGGCGTATTTACAGCATCTGGACCCACGGTCACTGCAACAGCATCGAATGGCGAATTATCACTTAGCAACGATCTTTTCGTTAGCCAAGCCTTAAGGTTAGTCTATGTCTATGATGTGACTGCTGACGATATTTATTCAAATAAAATTAGTAATACTATTCAGGTTGATACGGCACAGACAGACCCCGAATATAAGGATGTATTAGGAGTAGCAAACGATGGAGTTGCATCTTACGAAGTTCTTGTTGAGGGTATCAGTGATGTAGCAATTCGCAAATTTGCTGATGTACACACAGCAAAGCTCGCCGACACAATTAATTACAAATTAATAGTTATCAATGAAGGCACAACCAATCTTACTAACGTTCAGGTTGCAGACAAGATGTTTGCTGCAGCCGCTGACGTTGATAGCGTTACCGCAGGGAAGCAAATAGCTGGATATATTTATACAGATGGTATTAAGGCATCAACTGCAACTAACTTTACAGTTGATGGAGCTGGTAATTTAGTGATTGGTACATTAAGCACAAACCAGTATGTAGAAATTAATTATTCCCACACCATTACAACCAGTGATTACTCAATCGTAACTACCGGTCTTGTGGAATCTGTTTTTGACTATACGGGCATAAGCAAGGGCCCCTATAATCCGGACGGGAATAGCGCTACAGCTGATCCTATAACAATGAGCTATGGAACATTTTCGGCTTATGTAAATAAAACTACTGCAGATCCTTATGCTACTGGTGGAACTGCTGCCAATATCTTTATTAATACTGACAACACCGGAGTAGCAATTGGGGTAAATGCAGGAGTGATGAGCGGTGATAGAAATTACAACTCAGATCACCTGAAAGCAGTCTTCAATACTTCTAGTTTGAATGGTGGGAAGTCGCTGGTTGAAAAAGCTTCTATTGTATTCACCAATGCTAAGGATGTAGAGGTGGCATTTAAGGCTGGATATGGCACTGCTGGAAATAGCTTTACTGGATCTATTACTGTTTCCAATGATGGAACGGTATCTCTTAGGGAGGTTGTTGGCGGCGTATTTACATCAGTGCTATCGCCTGCCAAGTCTGGATCTACAACAACCTTTACTAATGGTCAGCTAAGCTTTAGTGTCTCTGAAGCCAATGGTCCTGGTGGGGCTCAAAATAAGCTTTATACGCTTGAATTCAAACCAGGAACGGAATTCGTAAAAGACTTTGATTTTTGGGTTGTTGGAGATCCAACTGATAATTCTTCTGATCAGATAAAAGTTGTAGACGTTTTATTTGACACGATTGATTTTTCAGTACCAAATGTAACAAATACTGCCATTGTTACTTCTACCGAAGACAATGCAATAGATCAGTCTGATGAGATTGCTACGGTGAATGTTGCTCTATTGGCGAATTTGAGCACAAGCGCAGCTCAATATTTGGGGGCGTTAACGACCGCAACCAATATAGTGGCTGATGCTGAGGCTGTATTATCAACATCTGGATCAGTTCAGTGGCAATATACTAAGAGCAATACAACCTTAGGCATACAGTTGCCAAAGATAACCATAGCAGATGCTGACAACAACCCTACAACGGTTACAAATTTTAAATATACCCTTGAGATAAATGGTTCAGTTATTAATTCTGATTCTGTAACTTCTAACGAAGTCACGTTTAACTTAAGTGGCCTCACTGGCACAAAGACAGGAGTATTTCATTTATACACCTTTGATAATGCTGGCGGTAGAACTGAATTTATATCTTCTGGAATTACAATTGACACATCAAAAAACACTAATGGAAATCTGGCATCATTTTCAAATGTAGCCCCAATTGCTTTTGATTTAAATGGAGATGGCGTTTTGTATCTCGCTGCTGAGGTTGGAATTGGATATGACTTCGATGGAGATGGTATTGCTGAATCTACTGCCTGGATAGCGGGTAGTGATGGTCTCCTGGCTAACCAAAGAGTGGATGGCAGTCTGAACGTTGTCTTCTCAAGAGAGACGGGTGAAACTGACTTACAAGGCCTTGCTAAGGTCTATGACACCAATCGTGACAATGTCTTTGATGCTAGTGATGCGGGATTTAATGACTTTGGTGTCTGGCAAGATGCCAATAGTGATGGCATTGTTCAGGAAGGCGAATTCAGATCCCTTACTGATCGGGGAATCATTAGCCTGTCATTAACCTCGGATGGAGTGATCAATACCGCTGCCGATGGCGATGTCACGATTTATGGTCAAACCACTTACACCATGACTGATGGCAGTACCGGTATTGCCGAGGACGTAGCGTTTGCTATAAGCTCTGTTGCCACTGATGGCGACGGAATCCAAGACATTTATCAAATCGCCTCAGTTACTGATGTCCCAATCATCGTTGAGCAATTTAGTGCGGATGATCGTGATCGTATCGACTTGTCCTCCATTCTTAATCCAACTAGCAGTGTCCAGTCGACTATTTCGATTGATGCTGACGGATCTACCAGCACTCATTCCAACATTACAGTTAATATTGGTGGTGTGGATTATGAGGTTGCCACTCTGTATGGCAAAGATATTGGCGTAGAGGATGCGTTAGGAACCCATCCAGGCGGAGCATCATTGACGGACTCTCTCAATGGGGCTAGCTGGACTGACGTAGTAGATATCTCTAGTGATCATGGTGGACCTGCCTCCATATTTGCAGAGGGTGGTTCGCTTACTAATAGTTATAGCAATGAAGCGGGTGATTGGACTGTGCATATTAAATCTGGTACAGCAACTGTGGACGCTGCTAACAAGCAGATTACTTTCTCTAGTGAAAATGCAGAAAATCTGGCCATCATTACCACGGCCGATGGTACTTCACATGAGATTGCTAACGTAGACAAGATCTTGTGGCACTAATAGACTATGACTAAAAGTGCAAACTCGAGTTCAAAGTCTAAAAATGGGGGAGTCCTTGCTACAGCGAAGTCTTCCCCAGCGGTAGTTGGAAAAAAAGCGATACAAAAAAGGAAGGTAGCTGATAAAGTAGTTGTAGCACCCCAGAAACAGACCATCCATCAGAGAGCAAAATCTAATATGGCCATCAGCATTGATGTTTCTCGTAAACCCTCTGAGTTGCAGGCTAGCTTGATTAATGCAGAAAAATTGCATTTGCAAGGGAAGCTACAAGAAGCCTGGGCACTGTATCAAACTATTTTGCGTCAAGATCCAGTGCATTATGGGGCTATTCATGGGATGGGCTTAATTGCTGCCCAGATGAAAAGCTATTCAATGGCAATTGACTTGTTTAACAATGCCATTGCAGTTGATTCATCTAACCCAAGGGCATATAGCAATCTAGGCAATGCATTAGCAAGTGAAGGAAAGCGGACACTAGCGCTTAAAAACTTTGATATAGCCATTAAATTAGATCCTAGTTTTATCGATGCCATTAAAAATAGGGGTCTTGTGCGAGCAGAGCTAAAGCAATACAAATCTGCCTTGACTGATTTTGCAAGGGTACTTGAGTTAGCCCCTGGTTATTGGCGTGCGCATATCTACACGGCCAACGTCTTGATTTCTATGGGTAAGCTTGATAAAGCCTTGCATGCCTACGATCTAGGATTAGCAGCCAATCCTAATAGTGCGACTTTATGCAATAACTTAGGTGCTATTTTATGTTCTATGGGGAGATTTAAATTAGCACTGCCAAGACTGGAGAGGGCTATCAAAATTAATCCTCAATATGCTGAGGCATTTAATAATCGAGCTGTAG
The window above is part of the beta proteobacterium CB genome. Proteins encoded here:
- a CDS encoding TPR repeat-containing protein gives rise to the protein MAISIDVSRKPSELQASLINAEKLHLQGKLQEAWALYQTILRQDPVHYGAIHGMGLIAAQMKSYSMAIDLFNNAIAVDSSNPRAYSNLGNALASEGKRTLALKNFDIAIKLDPSFIDAIKNRGLVRAELKQYKSALTDFARVLELAPGYWRAHIYTANVLISMGKLDKALHAYDLGLAANPNSATLCNNLGAILCSMGRFKLALPRLERAIKINPQYAEAFNNRAVALIGLNRKADALKSYDHALELKPGYQDALTGKAKLQANLSH
- a CDS encoding RTX toxin related protein, which gives rise to MADQPSNGLTPQQVNDAQHLDNMTSLQQPSAAEQSPITQNGEVKGDVLISSPPTPSPDNPSLFNEPKNPNNKVVEVESQKITEFLDEGEVSDTPSDQGSKYTEDLKGLSGDAINLTITADANDQGIPDEKQPELDPGVNKAGGNTGNQGLAGGGGIPRAGQAPAGNPAAASPANPSSPTSQPNSPTSSQSVEPGPRTEPAPPPPPPAPPTQNLITPQAQFIPEQAKVNAPSILAPDAQTIPEDSTAVGNVLNNDSDVDSALAVTSFSVNGVTYTPGQIAVLPGIGSVTIASNGTYLFTPQPNWNGVVPRIDYTTNTEKQSTLSISVTSVEEVSVVSVSSDSVTENSNLVHTVTLSGAADTAKTYDFALTDVTATGGTDYSNTILFSNLVTYDPVTGKVTVPAGVTSFTVTVDSTADLLDESNETYTVTVGGASGTGAIVDDDMISVVSVSSDSVTENSNLVHTVTLSGAADTAKTYDFALTDVTATGGTDYSNTILFSNLVTYDPVTGKVTVPAGVTSFTVTVDSTADLLDESNETYTVTVGGASGTGAIVDDYVALIPDISIWKSGKVYDNITLTTEDANNQVDSPGDFIQYTVVVKNTGDNTLTSIKLTDEKLPAGGYTLQVGTYNETTGVFTASGPTVTATASNGELSLSNDLFVSQALRLVYVYDVTADDIYSNKISNTIQVDTAQTDPEYKDVLGVANDGVASYEVLVEGISDVAIRKFADVHTAKLADTINYKLIVINEGTTNLTNVQVADKMFAAAADVDSVTAGKQIAGYIYTDGIKASTATNFTVDGAGNLVIGTLSTNQYVEINYSHTITTSDYSIVTTGLVESVFDYTGISKGPYNPDGNSATADPITMSYGTFSAYVNKTTADPYATGGTAANIFINTDNTGVAIGVNAGVMSGDRNYNSDHLKAVFNTSSLNGGKSLVEKASIVFTNAKDVEVAFKAGYGTAGNSFTGSITVSNDGTVSLREVVGGVFTSVLSPAKSGSTTTFTNGQLSFSVSEANGPGGAQNKLYTLEFKPGTEFVKDFDFWVVGDPTDNSSDQIKVVDVLFDTIDFSVPNVTNTAIVTSTEDNAIDQSDEIATVNVALLANLSTSAAQYLGALTTATNIVADAEAVLSTSGSVQWQYTKSNTTLGIQLPKITIADADNNPTTVTNFKYTLEINGSVINSDSVTSNEVTFNLSGLTGTKTGVFHLYTFDNAGGRTEFISSGITIDTSKNTNGNLASFSNVAPIAFDLNGDGVLYLAAEVGIGYDFDGDGIAESTAWIAGSDGLLANQRVDGSLNVVFSRETGETDLQGLAKVYDTNRDNVFDASDAGFNDFGVWQDANSDGIVQEGEFRSLTDRGIISLSLTSDGVINTAADGDVTIYGQTTYTMTDGSTGIAEDVAFAISSVATDGDGIQDIYQIASVTDVPIIVEQFSADDRDRIDLSSILNPTSSVQSTISIDADGSTSTHSNITVNIGGVDYEVATLYGKDIGVEDALGTHPGGASLTDSLNGASWTDVVDISSDHGGPASIFAEGGSLTNSYSNEAGDWTVHIKSGTATVDAANKQITFSSENAENLAIITTADGTSHEIANVDKILWH